One part of the Cyprinus carpio isolate SPL01 chromosome B12, ASM1834038v1, whole genome shotgun sequence genome encodes these proteins:
- the LOC109052515 gene encoding germ cell-specific gene 1-like protein isoform X1, producing the protein MDRRRRASLALTLNLLALILAISALTTSYWCEGDRKVVKPFCTGPVTVKQTHCIRYNSSNMNDSRLVQYIWETGEDKFVLRKFHTGIWFSCEQNVDLVGEKCRSFINVAPPHERGVLWLCIVAECLYILLLATGGILMSIEVCHFGNVIDGLKLNAFAAIFTVLSGLLGMVAHMMFTTAFQLTVSLGPEDWKPQNWDYSWSYILAWSSFTACMASSVTTINRYTKTILEFKHKRRNIEKNLKIKQKLLDLDSPDQVWDMYISSVPSTTEEFLDLSSSGRKLSANSVFLDLNDLPSPQGEEYC; encoded by the exons ATGGACCGGCGGCGGAGAGCCTCGCTCGCGCTCACCCTGAACCTCCTCGCGCTGATCCTCGCCATCTCCGCGCTGACCACCAGCTACTGGTGCGAGGGAGACCGGAAAGTTGTCAAGCCCTTCTGCACCGGACCGGTGACCGTCAAACAGACGCACTGCATCCGATACAACAGCTCGAACATGAACGACAGCCGGCTGGTGCAGTACATCTGGGAGACCGGAGAGGATAAGTTTGTCCTGAGGAAGTTCCACACCGGCATCTGGTTCTCCTGCGAGCAGAACGTCGACCTTGTCG GTgagaaatgcagaagcttcataaACGTGGCTCCTCCTCACGAGAGAG GTGTTCTGTGGCTCTGCATCGTGGCCGAGTGTCTCTACATCTTACTGCTGGCCACCGGAGGAATCCTCATGTCCATCGAGGTTTGCCATTTTGGAAACGTCATCGATGGACTGAAACTGAATGCCTTTGCTGCCATATTCACAGTCCTGTCAG GTCTTCTGGGTATGGTAGCACACATGATGTTCACTACAGCGTTCCAGCTGACCGTCAGTCTGGGTCCGGAGGACTGGAAGCCACAGAACTGGGACTACAGCTGGTCTTATAT CTTGGCCTGGAGCTCGTTCACCGCCTGCATGGCCTCCTCGGTCACCACCATCAACAGATACACCAAGACTATACTGGAGTTCAAACACAAGCGAAGGAACATTGAGAAGAACCTGAAGATCAAGCAGAAGCTGCTGGACCTGGACTCTCCAGACCAGGTATGGGATATGTACATCAGCTCCGTCCCCAGCACGACCGAGGAGTTTCTGGACTTGTCCAGTTCTGGACGCAAGCTCTCCGCCAATTCAGTCTTCCTGGACCTCAACGACCTGCCGTCTCCACAAGGAGAGGAGTACTGCTGA
- the LOC109052515 gene encoding germ cell-specific gene 1-like protein isoform X2, whose protein sequence is MDRRRRASLALTLNLLALILAISALTTSYWCEGDRKVVKPFCTGPVTVKQTHCIRYNSSNMNDSRLVQYIWETGEDKFVLRKFHTGIWFSCEQNVDLVGVLWLCIVAECLYILLLATGGILMSIEVCHFGNVIDGLKLNAFAAIFTVLSGLLGMVAHMMFTTAFQLTVSLGPEDWKPQNWDYSWSYILAWSSFTACMASSVTTINRYTKTILEFKHKRRNIEKNLKIKQKLLDLDSPDQVWDMYISSVPSTTEEFLDLSSSGRKLSANSVFLDLNDLPSPQGEEYC, encoded by the exons ATGGACCGGCGGCGGAGAGCCTCGCTCGCGCTCACCCTGAACCTCCTCGCGCTGATCCTCGCCATCTCCGCGCTGACCACCAGCTACTGGTGCGAGGGAGACCGGAAAGTTGTCAAGCCCTTCTGCACCGGACCGGTGACCGTCAAACAGACGCACTGCATCCGATACAACAGCTCGAACATGAACGACAGCCGGCTGGTGCAGTACATCTGGGAGACCGGAGAGGATAAGTTTGTCCTGAGGAAGTTCCACACCGGCATCTGGTTCTCCTGCGAGCAGAACGTCGACCTTGTCG GTGTTCTGTGGCTCTGCATCGTGGCCGAGTGTCTCTACATCTTACTGCTGGCCACCGGAGGAATCCTCATGTCCATCGAGGTTTGCCATTTTGGAAACGTCATCGATGGACTGAAACTGAATGCCTTTGCTGCCATATTCACAGTCCTGTCAG GTCTTCTGGGTATGGTAGCACACATGATGTTCACTACAGCGTTCCAGCTGACCGTCAGTCTGGGTCCGGAGGACTGGAAGCCACAGAACTGGGACTACAGCTGGTCTTATAT CTTGGCCTGGAGCTCGTTCACCGCCTGCATGGCCTCCTCGGTCACCACCATCAACAGATACACCAAGACTATACTGGAGTTCAAACACAAGCGAAGGAACATTGAGAAGAACCTGAAGATCAAGCAGAAGCTGCTGGACCTGGACTCTCCAGACCAGGTATGGGATATGTACATCAGCTCCGTCCCCAGCACGACCGAGGAGTTTCTGGACTTGTCCAGTTCTGGACGCAAGCTCTCCGCCAATTCAGTCTTCCTGGACCTCAACGACCTGCCGTCTCCACAAGGAGAGGAGTACTGCTGA